Genomic segment of Arachis hypogaea cultivar Tifrunner chromosome 16, arahy.Tifrunner.gnm2.J5K5, whole genome shotgun sequence:
AAAGGcgaaaaatcaaagaaagaaaaaaagaagatgcTGATGGCAACATGGGAAGACTTAGAAAATGACACTGATtctgaagatgaagaagattctgatcaagaggCTCAAATATGTTTAATGGTTGATCACACGGATATGGATGAGGTAGATCTTTTTGACTTATCTATTGATGAATTATACTATATTATCAAAGATTTCACTGTAAACTCAAAGAAACTTTTTGATAATTATGTTAAGTGCAAGAAAGATAATGAGGCATTGAgagctgaaaatgaatttttgttAGAAAAGGTAAAGGCAATCGAATCTTGTGATGAAAAATCTTTGAAAGAAGAAAATGTTGCTTTGAGAGCTGAGTTAAAtaaattcaaactcaagcatTCGGTCTCAGCCTCTACTGATTTAATCCCTGAAAATGAAAGGTTGAATGAGAAAATTAACAATCTTAATgaagacttagcaaaatttgttcAAAGTTTACAAAATCTTGACAAATTACTTTCTTGTCAAAGATCTAGCTTTGAAAAATATGGACTTGGATTCATAGAGGAAACCAAATATGTTTTCAaaccaatatttaaaaaatatgaagctTCCTCTTCCAAGATTGTCAAGCCAAAAATTTCAAGCAAACCTCAAAATTTAGCAAAAGAGAAATATTGCTATAAATGCAATAGAAATAATCATGTTCCTCAACAATGTTTcatctttctaaaatcttttggTAATGATAACAACTTATATAAAGTTGTTCATGATTATAATACTCTTAGACAACCAAGAAGATTTCACATAAGAGGATCCAAatggatttggatacctaaggttagttGAAGAACATGCAGGTTTGCCATATATCCAAGAAAAAATCGGACATGTGGTAtcttgatagtggatgttcaaggcatatGACTGAAAAAGGCTGCCTTCTTCATCAAACTCAATAAAtatgatggagggtttgtcacttttggagatgatggtaaatataaaataattgtcATTGGTAAGGTTGGCAAAGATTTTTCTACTTGCATAGATAGTGTCTTTCTAGTTGATAGGTTAAAGCATAATCTATTGAGtataagtcaattgtgtgacATTGGATATGTAGTAACCTTTAGGAAATTAGATTATAGagtcataaataaaaaatcaggGGTTGTTTTGTTCATTGCAAAAAGATGTGACAATATTTTTGGTATCACTCTAGATGATCTTAAAGTTCAAAATGTAACTTGTTTCTCTTCAGGAAAATCTGAAAAATGGATGTGGCATAAAAAAttaggacatgctagcatgttccAAATATCTAATCTTGTTAAAAGAGGCGTAGTGAAAGGTCTTTCtaacattattttttataaagacatcacttgtgatgcttgtcaaataGGTAAACAAACAAAAACTTTTTTTAAACCCAAGGAAGATGTCTTTACTAAGAAACCATTTGAGTTGTTGCATCTTGATCAGTTTGGACCAACTAGGACTCAAAGTCTTGGAGGAAAAAGTTATGGAATGGTTATTGTGGATGACTACGCTAGATTTGGTTGGATGTTCTTTCTAACTCATAAGCATGAAGCattttatgtttttgaaaaattcagcaagattcaaaatgaaaaggaataaaaaaaatttcaataagaaATGATCatggtaaaaaaatttaaaaaccaatattttgaatctttttgtgatgAACATGGCATATCACACAACTTCTCATgtcctagaacacctcaacaaaatggtgttgtggtaagaagaagtagaagtttgCAAGAAATGGCTAGAGCTATATTGTGTGAGTATGAAGTTCCTAAATTCTTATGGGTTGAGGCTAGGgttgttcgcggtgcggtttggttcggttattTAGGAAAAAGCCATCCGATCCAATCGTTTATTAAAtctgcggttcggtttggttcggtttttttgcTGAgaccatccgaaccaaaccaaaccaattaaaatcggtttggtttggttcggtttattcgatttttttaattattcaaaaagattttaaataaaaaaaaataaaaaaactacatTTAACAAAGACCAAACCCTAAATTCATTATAAGATACAAATGTCCTAATTTCACAAACCCTAGCCTCAATTTCACAAACCCTAGAATCTAACTCGATCCAAATTTATCAATTACAGAATTCAAactctaaacctaatcctaattttacaTTAACAGAATTCAACCCATAGCAATTTCatcaatcaaaaatcaaaacatatattaaaatcatTGACAACGGTGGAACAGAGGCAGACCAGAGGCAGAGGTGGTGGTGAAGCTGTGAGCACTGAGCAGGACGCAGTGACCAACAAACTGCATAATTACGCAATTCACAAAATCACAAAAACAGAATTAAAGATCACTTGTaaaaacaaaatcatagaaaaacaaaagaaggaccaatcaaaataaaatcatagaaaaatagatGCAGAAGCACAAAAAGCAAAATCACTAACAGAAtcataaaacataattaaaaataaaaaatgtaaacaCATAATCATAGAAAAACAGAGGCAGAAgtacaacaaaataaaatcaccaacagaataataaaaacagaaaTTGAATACCTAACTTGGAGGCAATGTCATGGACGACGACGGCGCCTGCTTGTGCGGAGAGGAGACGGTGGCTCCAGTGCGTGGAGGAAGACAAAAGCTCCTGGTGCAAGGAGGCTAGAGAGACACGGCGTAGAGGAGACGGCGGCTGCAGTGCATTGAAGACGACGAACGGAGGGAGAAAAAGAGCCGCGCCGAGGAAGGGAGGGGCTGAGGGAGGACCGCGCCAAGAAGATGGAACCGCGACGAGGAAGGGCCGCTGCGAAGGTGCTGTTCGCGATTCCAGGGGCTGAGAGGACGGCGACTTTGTGAACGGTGGGAAGAGAGTGTAGAGAATGGGGAGTGGAGAGAGTTAGGGAATAGGGGCTTTATACGGTGAATGGCGGCTAGGTCATCTAAGGGGAAGGGGGTTTTGCTtatttatattagggtttttaaataaaccggttcggttcggtttggttagGGTTTTCACTAACAAAACCGAAAACGAACCGAACCGCAAAAAACagcaaaaaatcattttttcggttttttcgatTTTTGGTTTATTTGGTTTTCGGTTTTTCAACTCGGTTGATCAGTTTTGTTtggtttggatcggttttgaacacccctagctgaggctgtaaatacagcttgttatgTTATAAATCGAACACTCATAagaaagtttttgaaaaaaacacCATATGAACTTTGGAAATGACATCCTCCTAAACTCAATTACTTTCGTGTGTTTGGTTGCAAGTGttttatactaaatataaaagaaaatttgaGAAAATTTGATCCTAAAACACATGAAGGTATTTTTCTTGGTTATTCCACAAATAGCAAGGCATATAGGGTATATAACAAGAACTCTAAGACCGTTAAGGAGACTATGTATGTCAAATTTTGTGTGTCTAACATTATTTCTAGTGTTTGTATTGATGATAGTCCAGGTTTTGAAGATGAATTGACAAAGAATGATGAGACAGATCAACATCTCTCAAGTTCTCAAGAAACTGCACCTGCAAGAAACGGAAATCTCAATTCTGCAGGAGACAATTTGGAATTATCTCCTGTCGCGGCAGAAAATCCTGATACAGAGTCAATTGTGAATCAAGATGAATCTGAAACTTCAACCTAAACTAAAAGTCCAAGAGAATGGAAGTTTCTAAAAAATTATCCAGAGAAATTCATAATTGGTGATCCCTCCAAAGGAATGATAACTAGGTCatctttgaaaagagttgaatccAACAATATAGCTCTTATCTCAAAGATTGAACCCCAAAATATCCAAGAAGTACTTGCTGATCCTTCTTGGGTGTTAGCTATGAAGGAGGAATTACAGTAGTTTGACAATAATTAAGTCTGGAACCTTGTGCCTCATTTAAATGGAAAGAAAGTCATGGGTACAAAATATATTTTCAGAAATAAATTGGGAGAAGATGGAACCATTATTCGAAACATAGCAAGATTAGTTGCTCAAGCCTATGATCAAGAAAagggtattgattttgatgaatcaTTTGCTCTCGTAACTCGAATGGAAGCCATCAGATTACTCTTAGCCTATGCGGCTCATTGTGGTTTCAAGTTATTCCAAATGGACGTAAAGTGTGCTTTTCTAAATAGAATAATAGATAGAGAGGTTTATATAGCTCAACCAcctgaatttgaaaaaaaaaaactttccaAATTATATTTTCAAACTAGCTAAAGCCTTAtatggtttgagacaagctcttagagattggtatgagagacttagctcatttttgttgaaaaataattttcaaatggGAGCCACTGATACCACTCTATTTATTAGAAACTCTAATGATAATTTTATTCTTGTACaagtatatgttgatgatatcatTTTTAGTTCTGCTAATGAGACATTGTGTGCAGATTTTGCTAACCTTATGACGAGTGAATTTGACATAAGTATGATGGGAGAGCTCACTTTCTTTCTCGGATTGCAAATTAAGCAAACTACAGGGGGTATTTTTGTTTGTCAAGAAAAATATGCCAAGAAACTTGTCAAGAAATTTGGGCTAAAATGTGCCAAGCCAATGGGAACTCTCATGCATCCCAACATCATGTTAGACAAAGATGAACATGCTAGAGATGTGGATGAGACAAGATATAGGAGAATGATTGGTTCCTTAATGTTTCTTACTTCCTCAAGGCCTAATGTCATTCAAAGTGTTGGTATATGCTCAAGATTTCAATCAAAGCCCAAGGAATCCCACTTATCAACTGTGAAAAGAATCATTCGTTATGTGCTCAGTACCATTAATTATGGTATATGGTATCCCAAAACTGATTCCTTTTAATTAGTGGGTTAttatgatgcagattttgctggggatagagttgatagaagaagCACCAATGGCATGTGTTGCTTTCTTGGCAAATCACTCAATGTAtagtcaagcaagaaacaagaaaCAATGGCACTGTCCACTGCTGAAGCTGAGTACATTGTAGCCTCTTCATGTTGCTCTCAATTATTATGGTTGAAAACTCAATTAGCTTATTACAAACTGAATGCATCTAATATTCCTCTATTTTGTGACAATTTGAGTGCCATAAATATTGCAAAGAATCCTGTGttgcactcaagaactaagcacattgaagttAGATTTCATTCCATAAGAGAACATATGCAAAATGGGAATTTAGATATTCAGTTTATGAAATCAGAAGATCAACTAgctgatattttcactaaacctTTGATAGAAGAGAGGTTCTGTAAATTGAGAACAGCACTGAACATTATTGATTCATCTAATGTTCTTTAATCTTGCTAATGTTCTGGTTCAGTATTTTTGTCTCACAGGTCGAGATGAGACTATTCTGGACAGATGATGAGTGGCttcattaatttaatttgttgCTATATGAACTCGTTGGAGGCTTCTCAAATTTGGTGGGCCTAGGGTATTTGCTTGTCTACCTTATGATTAGGTCACTTGTGTCCAAAAGTGTTGGACCTACTTTAAACTTGGAATTTAAAACAATTGTTTTTCCTTTGAACTcagaattattttttgttttcaacaATTAACTTTTTCATCTTCTGAAAACTTGGTTCATTTGGTTACAGCGGTGAAATtcaatgttttttttaatttttatttttcaactcaaTTTCAAGCTGAGACCTTTGCACTACTTTAGGTCTATATCAATTCACCACTTCATGCATCATTTCACACACTTTTCTCTTCATTCTTTCACCCCACTCTTCACATTCTGAATCTGACCAGTGTTCTATAAGTATGACTCTTTTTAGTGCTTTTCATTTTGTGACATATTGTTTATGTTTTCTAAAATCTCCAtttcatttatttatattttgttaaggCATATGCATGGATGTGTTCATTCAAAAATTGCTTCACCTCATTAACATTGGTTCCTAAATCTATTTCTGCCAAGATCAAGACTTTAACTGGAATTGTGAAAGGTATGTTTCAAGAGTTTGTAAACTTGTCTGTTTTCTTATTAACTTTGGGGTTAAAAAAAAGGCTGACTGTATGGCTGAATCTGCTCTCAATAAGACCAAATATCGCATTTGCATCCTTTAGAACTTTGctgaagacattgaagctgatTCCATTATCTCTGAAAATGAGGATGATGAAGTCTCGAACAACTCCATCTCTGATGCCTAAATTATTTCATCTCTGATCTAGACACTTTCAACCTTTCTCTAATTTTGTTTAGCAACTTTCTTAGACTTGTTTTCTTTTGCTTGTATTGGATAGATGTAAACAGTTTACTTACTTCATTTTGATTGCTACTTGTGGCTGCTACTGCTATGAATCTAACATTCTTATGCAAGTTTTCTAATTTTTCCCTCCTTAATGAcaaaaggggaagaaaagaaaagaaaagaaaagaaaataaaggaaaagagataTTTAAAGCCTTTGATGTTTAATGCTTATGCTATGTTGTTATCTCTTGAAATAATATTTGCATGATAGGCATTATGTGTTCTTTGTTAATCTACTACTACATCTTTTTCATGATGGTGCTTGTGTTAAATGATCATATGTTTCATACTATTGTTGCTGTGTTGTATTGCTTTGGTATTGGTCTCATTggttcctttaagatatcttgatTTCAAAAGTAAGCCATGATTAAGGGGGAGAAATGCTACATTAAGGGGGAGCACTATAAATTTCGGATGATCATCAAAGAAAAGTGTTCTTACTCCatctttaaattaaattttaattttattcatcctcttttatcatgtttatcatcaagggagagattgttgagttaagttTGATTTTGGGTTTTACATAAATGATGACAACCATTCTTTGGGTTTAAACCCAAGTTTGTTTAATGTGTGTGTTAAGTGATACAGACCTATTTACATGTTGCTTCAGCAACTTCAAGTATTACAACTCCAAAGCTTTAGCCCATTATATGTTTATGAAGAAATAAATCAGAACCTATGAGCTAAGAGAGAGAGAACCAAATGCTCATGGTTGGAATAAAGTGAAAAAAGCAAGAAGTACATTTGACACTATTAGGGCACTGTTGTGGCTCTAGAAAAGCAATAATGACACAAGGACAAAACAATATCAAAATGCAGAAGATCACTAGCAAAGTTTGGAAGATCAAAATAAAAATGCAGAGGTATAGACAGCCGTTGGTAAGGCACGAAATGGAAATGTTGTGCATGCCAAGGAAGATAGCAAATCCAATGATAGCAGAGTTGGTGGAGCAACTCCTCAAACAAGCAGAGTTAATAGAGCAGAATAAAAAAGCATTGTATGCCAATAGAGATAGTTTGAACGGGCAGAATCAAGAAAGGGATTGGAAGAGGCAATGCTAAAATTTGAAGGGCAAGCTTCATCCTATAAAACTGGTCTCACTTCACCATTGAAAGACAAGAAAAAGAGAGTGACGCAATAGCATCATCTCAACATTCTTAAGCtgaattctttttcttcaatttgtgcttcattttagattttatttgCTATGGCTATCTAATTTCATCTTTCTGTAATTGAAAAAAGGCTTATGAAAGTGAGTTGAGAAAGCCATGAGAGAAGAGGCAAGAGAGATGCATGAAACAGCCAGAAAAATATTTCTGTGTAATCTGGTTTTGTTAAACTAAGATTTAGTTCCCCTTGCCAAGTTGGAATAGCACTTGGTGGTAGATTGAATCTGTGGGTTTCCCTTCCAAGTTGGGACAGTACTTGGGTAGCTAGGCGTTGGGGTAGAAAGTTTAGTGGAAAATACTAGATGGATTAGGTTGTAATTCATTAGTATTGGTGTTTGTAATTTGATTGATTATAATGGAAATTTCACCatggttgtggtggagactggatgtaggtctCATGGCACCTAgaaactgaaccaggatacatgctggtctcattctcttcttcctttctctgtTTCTTTCTGGTTTTATTGCAACATAAATAGTATCTTTATAGTTTGCTGCACTTTTATTTTGGCATGTATATATACCTTTAGTCTTTAGTTGTTGGTTGTGATTGGATAATGCGATAATTGAACctagtttaattttctatataCATAATGATTTAGTTTGATTGAAATTAAGAAATGaacttaggattttttatttttcatccaaTCACATTACATATATGTAGAATaagtttagtcaaaataatgaaatttctaAGACAATTTCTTTTTATATAGGGCATTGGCATTTCGATTGATTTGAGTTGATATTTTtcattgaaacttgcttgaaatatattgtggaacatagtttttgaactAGAACACATAAGCTTATGAGTTTTGAGCCTTAatatgtggttacatcatattaactactatttttattcttgtgtgttattctctttctataattgtaataTTTGCCTTGTTTagttctttatgtccattattctgtgtatatatgcatttatatgattaagGTCGttgtttcatttagctcacttacccatatagccttacTCTTTCATCTAaatttgttagccaactttgaacCTTATTAGTTCCCCTTTTGTTCTTAGTTTcagcacattactagccttaagtgaaaaataataaatgtcctttatttggatctttgattatcttaggctagtgagagtgtgtaatATCTAAGTGTGAAGAAATTTGGGAATATTGGACTATTGGTTGATAAAagtgtgttttgtgtttttattgaaaatattgaaaagtgagtacatactcatgtattaattatgtaaaccatatgcatcgACACTTGTATATATATTTCactttgaaagaaaataaaaaaaataaaataaaaagaaaaaaaagaaataaaaagaataaaaataggaTAAAGGCCCTAATGAAAAGTactaataacaatgcatatgggatgtaaattaaaaagaatgcatgagtttGTGAAAAGTGAAATAATGGGTAGCTAGGTGGTATTAGAATTGCATAGGTTTTTATATGTTAGGTGAGTatttaagttgatcaaagattcaaattctagctagctcacttagccatatacatttttacctttaccctagccatGTTACAACCTTtgaaaaagtcctcatgatacttgtatgtatacattgaataattgttaactgttaaatgaaaaacaaatcttagaaagtaagattagaagagaattgagtgaatgaaCCCTATatacttgagcgattagagaATATACACATCTAATGAGGTGCTcgattactcaattctatgttttcatCTAGTATTATCTCTTATCTTGCAAGTTATCAATTCTTTTCAATGACTCTAATAAATTGTTGGATTTGAATTGGTTGCTATTGTCTTTAGCCTTGATTATTTACatgctttcttggaaattgaattattttgaccaagtagataaaAGTAAATAAAGTAGATAGAGGTAGGTAGTATTAGGTAGAGTAGTTGCATATATtcagatagattgcatttagatacTTGGATGGAATGAATGTTGATACCCCCTTTTTTGTCTTTCTTGATgtttaacatgaggacatgctattgtttaagtgtggaaggttgataaaccacaattttaagATAAACTTTGGATCGAATTgggtgaattttatcaacttattttgtatttattcactgaaataacatagttttatgaattcttcctaATTATGCTTAATgattaaaaacatactttttag
This window contains:
- the LOC140180054 gene encoding uncharacterized mitochondrial protein AtMg00810-like, with protein sequence MGATDTTLFIRNSNDNFILVQVYVDDIIFSSANETLCADFANLMTSEFDISMMGELTFFLGLQIKQTTGGIFVCQEKYAKKLVKKFGLKCAKPMGTLMHPNIMLDKDEHARDVDETRYRRMIGSLMFLTSSRPNVIQSVDFAGDRVDRRSTNGMCCFLGKSLNNFAEDIEADSIISENEDDEVSNNSISDA